A window from Vespa velutina chromosome 13, iVesVel2.1, whole genome shotgun sequence encodes these proteins:
- the LOC124953959 gene encoding selenoprotein M-like: protein MAPSTIVNFISLLLLALTITAVSAKSKYTFATIESCSGCSLNRLPDVKKFIFEDVPQYNNVEFKHIQGASPELVLYDDNEEEMERLNLASLTRQECNDLLLSKGFTKSHPQKDEI, encoded by the exons ATGGCACCTTCTACGattgtcaattttatttcccTGTTACTTTTGGCATTAACTATAACTGCAGTATCAGctaaaagtaaatatacatTTGCAACAATCGag AGTTGTAGTGGATGTTCCTTGAATAGACTTCCGGATgtcaagaaatttatattcgagGATGTACCACAATA TAACAATGTTGAATTCAAGCATATTCAAGGTGCAAGTCCAGAACTTGTCCTTTATGATGACAATGAGGAG gaAATGGAGAGATTAAATTTGGCAAGCCTTACACGTCAAGAGTGTAATGATTTACTTTTATCTAAAGGTTTTACAAAGTCTCATCCTCAAAAGGATGAAATATAA
- the LOC124953958 gene encoding E3 ubiquitin-protein ligase RNF185-like produces the protein MSTMKEQAGPSRPSGSATEEKEKDDRMFECNICLDTAKDAVVSMCGHLFCWPCLHQWLETRPTRQVCPVCKAAISKEKVIPLYGRGATKHEDPRNNVPPRPAGQRSEPETNLGFSGFGFGDGSYMSFGIGTFPFAFFTSTFNFGETRPSAAPRGTPQYEEEHFLSKIFLWLSMIFICWLLMA, from the exons ATGAGTACAATGAAAGAACAAGCTGGGCCTTCTAGGCCTTCCGGGTCTGctacagaagaaaaagaaaaggatgataGAATGTTTGAATGTAATATTTGTCTCGATACAGCCAAGGATGCGGTTGTTAGCATGTGTGGACATTTATTTTG ttgGCCTTGTTTACATCAGTGGCTAGAAACACGTCCAACACGACAAGTATGTCCAGTTTGCAAAGCTGCTATTAGCAAAGAGAAAGTCATTCCATTGTATGGACGTGGAGCAACAAAACATGAAGATCCAAG aaatAATGTTCCACCTCGTCCGGCTGGACAAAGATCGGAACCAGAAACCAATTTAGGATTTTCTGGATTTGGATTTGGTGATGGTTCATATATGTCTTTTGGCATTGGAACATTTCCATTTGCATTTTTCACATCAACATTTAATTTTGGAGAGACCCGACCAAGTGCTG ctcCACGAGGCACTCCACAATATGAAGAAGAGCATTTCTTATCTAAGATATTTCTATGGTTATCAATGATATTCATTTGCTGGCTGTTAATGGCATAA
- the LOC124953953 gene encoding dynein axonemal intermediate chain 4-like, whose amino-acid sequence MKASDTDNSQRSRPQSITSSKLRLQVASKSRKYAKVIASPLLQERMALRIYEEDIDVTPKFLTHPTFNQIDDRHMTAFEQIALFQSEGNGPSSFLSSLHIGLKSSSSLISRSTYVTNDTQIESLLSTEVTDVMEDVKEKAPVQFYISSDDPEEFHTRPETITIILKETETIIFFEMLPLTSDLRTPEGQAVQESNERYKDIVAGPGIARKVIDAETQTIDVITKSRGTYLGGRARQNEGMFVNNWVIYDTYKEPELMIEKNGFLVVRTRDSYLQMLEKQEMKNKLPQYNIDHQVKHSSDQLYHIVYNTGFLKAARIMEGILSNNIYLDVQKRFTGIVQRDPCSLDLEFTYDLDLLWTYTCDISKDRPVSSFCWNYFNRNIIAVSYGSKPMDDKKDGLLLLWCAKNPKEPGQIHTFDSQISSIDWSHDRPNLLAIGFYNGSIKVIDVSSTSLNIIRQSKRDTSVIYEPHWQVQWWKSDEHFDFQELIYTSNQNGCVYRYPLDEDFIMTEMMKISKIEDKILGVDRSDRCISYDILMNQSTGALVLCQHPTLSSIYFVGSDEGAIYRCSKNYLYHHIDSFLAHDGPIYRMEFSHFCSKLFLTCGADWCTRIWIEGLTEPLITLSTTLACVPYATWCPTYSTIIASIVNNEICIWNIKRRTYAPLSVTRSPNEARLVKVAFTDNGKQMVTADVQGAVYIYNLEGIPFSPYNQEEVLIESIKKALFTKPDLLKKLQKTGPPFSDN is encoded by the exons atgaaagcaaGTGACACGGATAACTCTCAGAGATCTAGGCCACAGAGTATAACTTCGTCGAAATTGAGATTGCAAGTTGCCTCGAAAAGTCGGAAATATGCTAAAGTTATAGCATCGCCATTATTGCAAGAACGTATGGCACTTCGTATTTACGAAGAGGATATCGACGTGACACCGAAATTTCTGACACACCCTACATTCAATCAAATCGATGATCGCCATATGACCGCTTTCGAACAGATTGCCCTTTTTCAATCAGAAGGCAACGGTCCATCgtcctttttatcttccttacACATTGGCCTTAAATCCAGTTCTTCTTTAATATCTCGATCCACCTATGTTACTAATGATACGCAAATAGAAAGTCTTTTGTCTACCGAGGTAACGGATGTAATGGaggatgtaaaagaaaaagcaccAGTTCAATTCTATATATCCAG cGACGACCCAGAAGAGTTTCATACTCGGCCAgaaacaataacgattatattgaaagaaacagaaacgaTTATCTTCTTCGAGATGCTTCCCTTGACGAGTGATCTTCGAACACCAGAAGGACAAGCAGTTCAAGAGAGCAATGAGAGATACAAAGATATAGTAGCAGGACCTGGAATAGCAAGAAAAGTGATTGATGCTGAGACTCAAACGATAGATGTTATTACGAAATCACGTGGTACTTATTTAGGAGGAAGGGCACGACAAAATGAAGGAATGTTCGTTAATAATTGGGTTATATATGACACTTATAAGGAACCAGAATtaatgatagagaaaaatgGATTTTTGGTTGTTCGTACAAGGGATAGTTATCTACAGATGTTGGAAAAACAG gaaatgaaaaataaattaccgCAGTATAACATAGATCATCAAGTGAAACATTCCTCTGACCAATTATatcatatagtatataatactGGGTTTCTGAAAGCCGCACGTATTATGGAAGGCATATTATCTAACAATATTTATCTTGATGTTCAAAAACGTTTCACTGGGATCGTCCAACGGGATCCATGTAGTCTCGATTTAGAATTTACGTACGATCTTGATCTATTGTGGACTTATACCTGCGATATCAGTAAAGATCGACCagtttcttcattttgttggaattattttaacaGAAATATTATTGCTGTCTCGTATGGTTCAAAA CCAAtggatgataaaaaagatggCCTCTTGTTACTGTGGTGTGCAAAGAATCCAAAAGAACCAGGACAAATACATACCTTTGATAGTCAGATTTCTAGCATAGATTGGAGTCACGATCGGCCAAATTTACTAGCAATTGGTTTCTACAATGGTTCAATAAAAGTCATTGACGTTAGCAGCACTTCTCTTAACATAATAAGACAAAGCAAGAGGGATACATCAGTCATATACGAACCACATTGGCAAGTGCAATGGTGGAAGAGCGACGAACATTTTGATTTTCag gaattaatttatacaagTAATCAAAATGGATGTGTTTATCGTTACCCATTGGACGAGGATTTCATAATGACCGAGATGATGAAGATTTCTAAgatagaagataaaatattaggAGTGGATAGATCAGACCGATGTATCtcatatgatattttaatgaatcaaAGCACAGGAGCTCTTGTTCTTTGTCAACATCCAACTTTAAGTTCCATTTATTTCGTGGGCTCGGACGAGGGAGCGATATATCGATGTtccaaaaattatttgtatcatCACATAGACAGTTTTTTGGCTCACGACGGACCGATATACAGAATGGAGTTTTCTCATTTCTGTTCTAAACTCTTTTTGACTTGCGGAGCTGATTGGTGTACTAGAATTTGGATAGAAGGGCTAACTGAACCTTTAATCACTCTTTCAACAACATTGGCATGTGTACCATACGCAACCTGGTGTCCTACATATTCGACCATCATCGCAAGCATCGTTAACAATGAGATTTGTATATGGAATATCAAAAGAAGAACCTATGCCCCACTATCTGTAACACGTTCTCCAAACGAAGCAAGATTGGTGAAAGTCGCATTCACTGATAATGGGAAACAGATGGTAACGGCGGACGTTCAAGGtgctgtatatatttataatttagaaGGTATACCATTTTCACCTTACAATCAGGAAGAAGTTCTAATCGAATCCATCAAGAAAGCTCTTTTTACCAAACcggatttattaaaaaaacttcAAAAAACTGGTCCACCATTTTCGGACAATTGA